The DNA region TTGATGTTTTAGTTGCAGATGCAGGAGTGCAAGCTTTTAGCTCTATTGTAGATTCTACCCCAGAACATTGGAATACAATTATAGGAACAAATGTTATCGGTACGGCAAATACGATGATAGCATTCTTGCCTTTGATCATTCCTCAAAAAATGGGTAAAGTTGTTATTCTTGCTTCAACACAAGGTATGAGAGGTATGTGGAATGGTGCAGCTTATGCAGCTTCAAAATGGGGATTGGTGGGTCTTGCTAAGTCTGTTGCTATTGAAATGGGTCCTCATCATATCAATGTAAATGTGGTCGTTCCCGGATTAGTCAATACCGAAATGACACATAATCTTAAACGTTGGCAAGTGGCAATGGGACCAGGATATGAAAATGCTCAGGTTACCGAAGCGCAAGTATCAGAAGTTTTATCCAAAAAAGATGCCTTAGGGTTACCTTGGGTAGAAGCGGACGATATCGCACCAGCAGTCGTGTTTCTAACATCTGATGCGGCAAATAAGATTACTGGTGCAGTGTACGACGTTGCAGCAGGTACAAGTACGGTATATACGTCATAATCTATTTTTAAAATTACATAAGATAGCAAGGTTTTCAGGTTAATCAATATCTTTGTTTCCTAAAAATACAGGAAGTTGAGTTTAACCATAAAAACAAATGAATTAGTAAAGATTTATCACAATAGAACGGTGGTGAGTCACGTATCTGTTCAGGTAAGTCAAGGGGAGATCGTCGGTTTGCTTGGTCCAAATGGAGCAGGTAAAACGACGACTTTTTATATGGTCGTGGGTTTGATACAGCCAGAAGAAGGATCTGTTTACCTAAATGAGGAAGATATCACAAAACTTCCTATGTATAAAAGAGCACAATTGGGCATTGGATATTTGCCGCAAGAAGCGTCTGTATTTCGAAAGTTGAGCGTAGAAGATAATATTATGGCGATTTTGGAAATGACCAAATTATCCAAATCTGAACGTGCTGAGAAATTAGAATCGCTGTTGAATGAATTCGGTTTGCAACACGTACGCAAAAATAATGGGGATAGTTTGAGTGGTGGTGAACGACGTCGTACGGAAATAGCGAGAGCATTAGCTATCGATCCAAAATTTATCTTGTTAGATGAGCCATTTGCAGGAGTCGATCCCATTGCCGTAGAAGATATTCAAAGTGTGGTTGCCAAATTGAAATATAAAAATATCGGTATTCTCATTACCGATCACAATGTAAATGAGACGCTTTCCATCTGTGATAGAGCGTATCTTTTGATTGATGGTAAAATATTTAAACACGGAACTGCCGAACAATTAGCTGAAAACGAACAAGTTAGGCGTTTGTATTTAGGTACTAATTTTGAATTAAAACGTAAAGATTGGATTTTGGAAATGGGAAAAACCAATGGTCAGAGTTTGCATATTAAAGAAGAAGAAAAAGAATCAGAGTCTTAATCGGAATTAAAAATGTGAATGTATTGGCTAAATAACTTATCATTCATAATTCATAACTCTTTTCCTATTAACCATTAACTTTGCGTACAATCCAATATATTAGCATAAAGATTTTTATATAAAATGAGTCAAACAAAAAGAATCGCTCTTTTCGGATCAACAGGATCTATCGGTAAACAAGCATTAGAAGTTGTTGAGGCACATCCTGATTTGTTTTCTGTGGCGATTTTGACTGCCGCGAGCAACGCTGACCTATTAATCAAACAAGCACTAAAATTTAATCCCAAAATTGTTGTCATCGTTGATGATAGCAAATATAATTATATCAAAGATGCTTTAAAAAGCACGGGTATCACGGTATTGGCAGGAGAGGATGCTTTGTTAGAAACAGCAGGCAATGATTGCTATGATGTCATGTTAGAAGCAATTGTAGGCTATGCAGGACTTTTACCTACGATTAAAGCCATTGAAATAGGTAAACCTGTCGCTTTGGCAAATAAAGAAACCTTGGTCGTTGCCGGTGATTTAGTTATGCAAATGGCAGCGGCGAAACGTGTTCCAATTATTCCCGTAGATAGCGAGCATAGTGCGATTTTCCAATGTTTAATTGGAGAAGGAAAGAATAAAATTGAAAAAATTATATTGACCGCAAGTGGTGGTCCATTTTTGGGTAGAAAACCTAATTTTTTGGTCAATGTAAAAAGAGATCATGCATTGGAGCATCCCAATTGGCGTATGGGCGCTAAGATTTCCATTGACTCTGCAACTTTGATGAATAAAGGTTTGGAAATGATTGAAGCGAAATGGCTTTTTAATCTTAAACCGGAGCAAATTGAAGTCGTTGTGCATCCGCAAAGTATCATTCATAGTATGGTAATGTTTGAAGATGGCGCGATCAAAGCACAAATGGGATTGCCTGATATGAAATTGCCGATTCAATATGCATTGTCATTTCCCCAAAGATTACATTCCGATTTTCCAAGATACAATTTCCGTAGACCAGACACTTTAACTTTTGAAGAGCCTGATTACAAAACATTTAGAAATCTTTCTTTAGCGATTGAAGCGTTGAAAAAAGGTGGAAATCTACCTTGTATTATGAATGCAGCTAATGAGATTGCGGTATACGCATTTTTACATAACCGAATTGGATTTTTGGATATTACAGACGTGGTGGAACAAGCCATGACAAAAATCAAATTCATTGAAAAACCTTCTTTAGAAGATTATATTGACAGTGACGGAGAAGCGAGAAGTTTTGCCGCATCCATTGTAAGATTATAAAGCGGAAAACGATTATTTTTTAAACTATTCAAATGGTATTATTAGCTATCGATTGGGCTAGCGTAGGTGTTAAAGCGCTACAGTTTATCCTTTCATTTTCGATATTGGTGACTTTACACGAATTTGGTCATTTCATAACTGCGAGAATTTTCAAATGTCGTGTGGAAAAATTTTACTTATTTTTTGATCCATGGTTTAGCTTATTCAAAAAGAAAGTTGGCGATACCGAATATGGTATTGGCTGGGTGCCCTTTGGTGGATATGTCAAAATCGCCGGAATGGTCGATGAAAGCATGGATAAAGAACAATTGAAACAAGAACCCAAACCTTGGGAATTTCGTTCTAAACCAGCTTGGCAACGTTTGATTATCATGTGTGCGGGCGTGGTGATGAATTTATTGCTGGGATTTTTTATTTATTCCATGATGTTATTTCATTGGGGTGATGAATATTTACCTACACAAAATTTGACTTATGGTGTAACCGCAGATTCATTAGCACAAAGTGTTGGATTTAAGAATGGTGATAAAATCTTAAGTGTTGATCATAAACCAGTTGAAAGATTTAAGAATGTTGCCATGAATGTCATTTTGGATGGAGCAACTTCTGTACAAGTTGATAGAAATGGTCAAAAGATCGATGTCGCGATTCCAAAAACATTTGCGGGCGATATTATTAAATATAAAGATATAGCCTTCTTGTCTCCAAGATATCTTATGTATCCTTTAGGAACAGTGGTAGATACGATGCCTGCGAAAATAGCAGGATTCAAAGTAGGAGATAAGATTATTGGAGTAAATGGTAACGCGGTACAATTTTTCGATCAATTTAAAGAAAGCGTTTCTAACAACAAAGGGAAATTGGTTACTGCAAAAGTTCTTCGTGGAAATGATACATTGAATTTAAGTGTAAATGTTCCTGCGGATGGAATTATTGGTATTGCTCCGAATATTCCAGATAATGCTTTGAAAACTCATTTAACAAAATACGGATTTTGGGAATCTTTCCCTGGTGGTTTTCAGAAAGGAAAAGAAACATTACGTTCTTATGTTTTACAGTTAAAATTAATTTTTAGTGGAAAAGTAAAAGCGAATGAATCTTTGGGTGGTGTAATCAGCATGGGAAATCTTTTCCCTTCACTTTGGGATTGGCAAACTTTCTGGGGGTTGACAGCTTTTTTCTCTATGGTTTTGGCGCTGATGAATATTTTACCCATTCCAGCTTTAGATGGCGGACATGTATTGTTTTGTTTGATTGAAATGATTACAGGACGTAAACCAAGTGACAAAACTTTGGAAGTCGCGCAAATGATCGGAATGGTCTTATTGCTTGGATTGATGGTATATGCGTTAGGTCTAGATTTCTGGCGTTTATTTAAAAAATAAAAATAAGCTGAATGCAAAAAGCTCAATGCGTAATGCAATTGTATTGTGCTTTGAGCTTTTTGCATTTGGCATAGAGCTGAAATATGAACATAATAATTATTGGTCCTGCACATCCTTTGAGAGGAGGCTTAGCCTCTTTTGATGAGCGCTTGGCAAGAGCGTTCAAAGAAGCAGGACACAATGCCAGTATTTATACATTTTCCTTACAATATCCTGGTTTTTTATTTCCAGGTACGACACAGTTTTCGGATGAACCAGCGCCGACGGATATCGATATTAAAGTTTGTATCAATTCTGTGAATCCACTCAATTGGCGTAAAGTCGGCAAGGAGTTAAAAAATCTTCGTCCTGATATAATATTGATTCGATATTGGTTGCCATTTATGGCGCCTTGTTTGGGTACGATTTTACGGTTTGTCAAAAAGAATAAACATACGAGAACGGTTTGCTTGGCGGACAATATCATACCACATGAACATTTCCCCATGCAAACGCAATTGACCAATTATTTGGTTAAGACGGTGGATGGATTTGTTACAATGAGTGGAGCGGTTTTACAAGATTTGAAAAAATTTACCCAAAAACCTGCAGTTCAAATAGTACATCCGTTATACGACAATTTTGGTGTGCAAATTTCCAAATTAGAAGCGCGTAAGCATTTACAAATTGCTGAAAATCAGCCTTGGATTTTGTTCTTTGGATTTATCCGAAAATATAAGGGTTTGGATATTTTGTTGGAATCCATGCATTTATTGCAAGAAAAAGGTTCGGATATACAATTAATCGTTGCTGGTGAATTTTATGGAGATCGCAAACCTTATGATGATACTATTGAAAAATATCAGTTAAAAAATGTGCATTTGCATACTAATTTCATTACTGATAGTGAGGTCAAATATTATCTAAGTGCAGCTGATTTTGTGATACAACCTTATCGCGATGCAACACAAAGTGGCGTAACACCTTTGGCATATCATTTTGAAAAACCGATGTTGGTTACCAATGTAGGTGGTTTACCGGATATGGTTCCAGATGGAAAAGTTGGTGTCGTAACAGAACCAACCTCAGAAGCTGTAGCAATAGGAATTGAAAAATTATATGCACAGGGAGAATCTCATTATCTTCCTTATCTTCAAATAGAAAAACAAAAATATAGCTGGGCAAAAGCTGTGGAAAGCATGATTGTCATCAGCGGAATCTCTCAAACAAATTAATTATGAATATTTACAGAAGCAAAGCCCCATTACGTATCGGACTTGCGGGCGGCGGTACAGATGTAAGTCCTTATAGTGATTTGTATGGCGGTGCAATTTTAAATATTACGGTTTCCTTATTTGCACATGCCAATATTGAATTGATTGAAAGCGAACAAATTATCTTGTCTGCTATGGATCGAGGAGAGGAGGAAGTGTACGATTGGACGACAAGTCTTCCAATTAATGGAAATTTGGATTTATTAAAAGGTGTTTATAATCGTATTCAAAAAGATTACGGTATATCCAAACAAGGATTTCGATTGAACACATTTGTGGATGCACCCGCTGGAAGCGGTTTGGGTACTTCATCTACTTTGGTTGTTGCTATTTTAGGTGCATTTGTTGAAATGCTCAAATTGCCATTGGGAGATTACGATATTGCGCATTACGCTTATGATATCGAACGAAAAGATCTTGGACTTAGCGGAGGTAAACAAGATCAATACGCGGCGACTTTCGGTGGAGTGAACTATATGGAATTTTTGGCAGACGATCGCGTGATTGTCAATCCGCTTAGAATTCGCAATGAATATTTGGATGAATTGGAAAATAATTTGCTCTTATTCTACACTTCCACAAGTCGAGAAAGTGCCAAAATTATCGTCGAACAGCAAAAAAATGTGCTTCAAAAAAATGAAAAATCTATTGAAGCGATGCATCAATTAAAAGAACAATCTATCTTATTGAAAGAAGCGCTGTTGCGAGGTGAATTGTTCAAATTTGGACAAATTTTGGATTTCGGATTTCAGCAGAAAAAGCAAATGGCTGCTAATATTTCCAATGATTTAATTGATGATATTTATAGCGCGGCGATTGAAGCTGGAGCAACTGGAGGAAAAATCTCTGGTGCTGGTGGAGGTGGATTTATGACATTTTATTGTCCTGGAAATACGCGTTATCAAGTTATTGAAGCTTTAAAGAAGTTTGGGGGAGAGGTGAAACCTTATCGATTTACACGTCATGGTTTAATTACTTGGACCGTAAAATCTTAAAATTTGATATTTATCAATATTAAATTTTGATATTCTAAATATATTCGGACTTTTGAACCGTATTGCTTGTATCTCATTGAACATTTCAAGGTAAAAAAATGATTGAAAAAATTTCTAGTTTGGTTGCAGAATCAATTGATGTAAAGACCAAAATACTGAAAGATGAAGCCTTTCTTTTGAATATTGAAAGGGCTGTAGCATTGGTGGTGGATGCATTTTCCAAAGATAAAAAAGTCATGTTTTGTGGTAATGGCGGTAGCGCAGCAGATGCGCAACATCTTGCGGCGGAGTTTAGTGGACGTTTTTATAAAAATAGAAAAGCATTGCCAGCAGAAGCATTGCATTGTAATACTTCCTATTTGACGGCGGTTGCTAACGATTATAGTTATGACGACATCTATGCCCGCTTGGTAGATGGTATTGGATTTGAAGGTGATGTATTGATAGGATTGAGTACCTCAGGCAATTCCAAAAATGTAGTTAAAGCTATGGAAGTGGCTAAAAACAAAGGCATAATTACACTTGGTTTAACTGGTATAAATGGTGGCCAAATGGAGGATTTAAGTGATATCTTATTTGCCGTGCCATCCAAAGTAACGCCTAGAGTACAAGAAAGTCATATTTTGATAGGTCATATTATCTGTGAATTGGTTGAAGCAAGTTTATTTGAAGATTAACGAGAAACCAAACTGTATGATTAAAGATTGCATAATTCTGTGTGGAGGATTGGGTACACGACTAAAAAGTGAAGTCCCTAATGTACCCAAACCGATGGCGCCAGTGGCAGACAGACCATTTTTGTGGTATGTTGTTAAGAATTTTATTGCACAAGGTATAGAGCATTTTGTATTTGCACTTGGCTATAAAAATGAAATTATCCAACAATATTTGGCTTCTTCGGAGTCGCCTTTTGTCAAGGAAAAAGCAACTTATACGCTGTCTTTAGAAACGGAGCCTTTAGGTACGGGTGGCGCGATTAATAAAGCTTGCGCTTTGACAAAAAGTGAAAATGCCATCATCGCTAATGGAGACACTTTTTACAAAGTTGACTTAAATGCATTGAGCGAAGCGCATGAAACTAAGAAGGCTGAATGTACGCTGTCTTTAAAGACAATGCATGAATTTGACCGTTACGGTGTTGTTTCCTTAGATGCAGATAATCAAGTTGTTTCCTTTAAAGAGAAGAAATTTTATATAGAAGGATTGATTAATGGTGGAATTTATGCGCTCAATATTCCAAAATTTCAATCTCAAAACTGGCCAGAAAAATTTTCATTTGAAACCGATTATTTGGAAAAAAATACAAATAATGGAAAATTGTTTGGCGTAATTGATGAACATTTTTTCATTGATATCGGTATTCCTGAAGATTATAAAAAAGCTATGAAAGAACTAAAAATTCATCATTTTGCTAGTTTGGATATTTCTAAAATCGACAAAACTTGGACGCTGTTTTTGGATAGAGATGGTGTATTAAATGAAGAGATCGGAGATAGTTATGTGTTAAATACGGATCAACTGAAGGTGTATGATTATATACCTAAAGCCCTGGGAATATTAGCAAAGAAATTTAATACAATAGTTATTGTTACCAATCAAAAAGGAATAGGTAAAAAGTTGATGACTATTCAGGATTTGACTTTAATACATAAAAAATTAAAATCTGAAATTGCTACGGAAGGCGGTCGCATCGATAGTTTCTATTTCTGTCCCGATTTGGAAGATAATAGTCCCAATCGTAAACCTCAGCCGGGCATGGCTTTTCAAGCGAAGAAGGATTATCCAAATATTGAATTTTCTAAAAGTATCATGGTGGGCAATCGGTTAAGTGATATGAAATTTGGTAGAAATGCGGGTATGTTTACCGTTTTATTGTCTACAACACACCCAGATATTCCATATCCTAATGAAGATACGGATCTCAGATTTCCTGATTTGTTAGCATTTGCGCAATCCTTAGAAGGTTAAGAAATTATAACCAATGGTAAAAAAAATATAAATTTTGCTATTGGTTAATTTTTCTGTTGTATATTTGTTTTCACAAATGTTGTTAAACGTTAAAAAATATAGATATTTATGAAAAAGGTTTTAGAAGTTATTGCTAGTGCAAGAGGTGCAGAATCTTTCAGTACAAAATTGGCTGATCACATCGTTAGCAAAATCAGCGAAAAATATGATGGTAGTTCTGTAATAAAAAAAGATATCGTTGATAGTAAAATTCCTCATCTTAATCCAGATATTTTAGCTGCATTTTTCACTCCATTGGAAAATCAAGCAGATTCTATCAAAGGATTAGATGCTTTTTCTAACAAAGCAATCAAAGAATTACAAGAAGCAGACACTATCGTAATCGCAGTACCATTTTATAATTTCGGTATTCCTTCTGTATTGAAGGCTTATATTGATCACGTAGCAGTAGGTGGTAAAACTTTTAAATATATTGACGGAGCTCCAGTTGGTTTGTTAACTGGTAAAAAAGTTTATTTGGCAATCTCTTCTGGTGGCGTTTATTCAGAAGGCGACTATAAAGCATATGATTTTACAGAACCATATTTGAGAACTGTATTAGGGTTTTTAGGAATGACTGATGTTACAACATTCCGTATTGAAGGTCTTAATGTTAGTGCATTGAAAGATAGAGCAGTTGAAAAAGGATTGAATTCCGTAGTTATCGACTAATTAGTAAGTAAGAAGTATAGATAAAAAAGTCCGCACTATATTTAGTGCGGACTTTTGTTTATTTTAAGGAGCTTGCATCTACTCTAGTTGGGGTGTCTTTTCCCGAAATTATAGTTTGAGCACTGACAGCGACGGACTTTATTATTTCTGCCATATTTGTTAAATCAAGTGTGCTGATTTCATCACTCAATTTGTGATAGTTCGGTTCACTATCCATTTTAGATGTACTTATCGTATGTGCCGGTACGCCTTGACGCGCAAGGGTTGCATTGTCAGAACGGTAAAATAAATTTTGTTCTGTATAAGGATCTGGATAAAATTGGAACTTGGAACCTTGCAAATTCTTTTGCAAAATTTCGCCCATATTGGTTTTTTCAAATCCTGTAATATAAGCGGAGTTGTTGCCCCATTTACTATCAGTTCCGATCATTTCAATATTGAACATGGCAATTACTTTGTTAGGGTCAAATTGTTGTGAAAAATATTGACTTCCGTACCCACCAATTTCTTCGGCTGTAAAGGCTGCAAAGATCAAAGTACGTTCATTGTTGTTCAGTTTTTTATAGTATTTCGCTAATTCGATTACGGCTGTAGTTCCTGATGCATCATCATTTGCACCATTGTAGATACTGTCCGTTCCTTTGCTAGGATCGACACCTAAGTGATCATAGTGTCCGGAGAAAATAACATATTCATCGGGTTTGGTTTTTCCAGGAATAATACCAACTACATTTTGTAATTTTTGTGCTTCGAGATTTTGTTCTATATGAATATCAAATGTAGATGGAGTCTGTGTGCCTAAAATAAATATTACAGAATAAGGACTTTCAAAAGTTGCTTGTGTGAAATAAGACAATCTTTTAAATAGTTTACTACAAGAGGTGTCGACTATAACAATTGTATTTTGTTTACTATGGATAGCTGCCATAGCTATGGAGAACAATACTTGTTTGCTTTCTATAGTCTCTATTTTGTATCCATTATTTTGGGTGACATCTATATTCTTCTGGGTAGAGACTGCAAGTATATTTTCGGAATTTATCGCTTGATTGTTGATCGTTCCTTTGACCGAACTAATGGATGTTTTATAAACGGAAAATTTTTGCAAATATGATTCTTGTCCTTTCGGATAGCTTAATCCTGTTTTTTTAAATTCTGATGCAATGAATTCAGCGGCTCTATCAATATCTGGGGAGAATGTTTTTCTTCCTCGCATATCATCTGACGCCAATACGGAAAGTATACTCTTGACTGATGTAGGATTGATTATTTTGTCAATATTCTGTGCGTTTACTAAAGTTGTACTTGCGACACCCAATAATAAGGCTCGTATTTTTTTAGAATGGATCATGAACGTGAATTTGAATTAAGTTGGAAAATTAAGCTTTTTTTAATTTTATTCGAATACCTTTCTATTGGTATATTTAAATACTTCCTATTCTACTATTGATTTTTTAATAATGTATTTCATACCAATTAAATAGTCAAAGTATAGTTAGGAATTATTCGGGGCGAAATTAAATAAGTACTATAATGCCGTAAAGTAACAAAGCCTTGTATCATCGATACAAGGCTTTGTCGCTATTAGTACTTTGATATTTTTTAAGCTTTTTCTTCGAACGCTTTTTCGATCGCTTTCAAACCAATATTCATTCTTTCAAGCGCTTCTTTTTTTCCTATTAATGCAGCAACATCAAATACATGTGGACCAAATTTACCACCTACCCACATAATGCGAAGCGGAAGCATCAAATTGCCAGGTTTTTCGATGCCTGCTTTTTGCGTAGTTTCCATGAATAATTCTTCCAAATTTTGTGCAGTCCAGTTGGCGCAGTTTTCATAAACTGGAATTAATTGCTCTTTGTAAAATTTAGCATCTTCAAGCGTCCATTTTTTAATGGCGGATGCTGTATCTAATTCTGCAGGTCTACGGAAAAAGAAATCTGCTTGTTTGACAAAATCTGGCAATAAAGTACATTTTTCTTTTACCAAATCTATCACTCCTGCCAATATTATATCGGCATCAATTTGTTTTTCTGTCACGCCATCTGCTAATAATAAAGGTTTAACTGCTGGGACTAAATCTACTCCAGGTATTTGTTTAAGCCACTCTTTGTTAAACCATAAGGCTTTTGTATAGTTGAATTTTGCACCACCTTTGTGAACACGAGTAATGTCAAATTTTTCGATCAATTCTTTCAAAGAAAATAATTCTTGTTCTGTACCATCGTTCCAACCGATTAATGCAAGCATATTTACAAATGCCTCTGGCACAAATCCTCTTTCTCTAAATCCCTCCGTAAATTCATTATCTCTTGGATCTGTCCAGTTCATTGCAAATACCGGAAATCCTAGTTTCGCTCCATCACGCTTGCTTAATTTGCCTTTGCCATCAGGTTTCATAATCAATGGTAAATGCGCCCATTCTGGCATATTTTCAATGCCGAAAAGATATTCCCATAGTTTGATATGTATAGGCGAACTAGGAAGCCACTCTTCTCCTCTGAATGCATGTGTGATTTTCATCAAATAGTCGTCTACAACCACTGCTAAATGATAGGTTGGCATACCATCGGCTTTCAACAAAACCTTATCATCCACATCGGACGTATTAAAACTCACTTCTCCACGAATCAAATCGGTAAAAGTGATTTTTTCGTTCGCCTCCATTTTGATACGAACGACATAAGGAATTCCGGCTTCGATTTTGGCTTTTGTTTCTTCTTCCGTTAGAGACAAAGAATTTTGCATTTTATCCCTTAATGTGAAGTCGTACTTCGGAGATGGATTGCTTTCTGATTTGAAATTTTCACGCATTGCGGTCAATTCTTCTGGAGTGTCAAATGCATAATATGCATGACCTTCTGTGATTAATTTTTCCGCATATTCTTTATACATTGGTTTGCGCTCACTTTGTCTGTAAGGTGCGTATTGACCAGGATTGGCAGGACTTTCATCTGGATTGATTCCACTCCATTTCAATGTTTCTGTAATATATTCTTCCGCACCAGGAACAAATCTAGTTTGATCTGTATCTTCAATTCTTAAAATAAATTCGCCGCCAAAATGTTTGGCAAATAAATAATTATATAATGCTGTCCTAACTCCACCTAAATGTAAGCCGCCGGTAGGAGAAGGCGCAAATCTGGTTCTAACTTTTTTTTCCATAACGCGGCAAAGGTAAATCAGATTTATTATTTCAAAAATGTAAAAAGTAAATCATTTCAGATAATCTATGCTTTAAAATGATTTAATTTGAATGATGAAAAACTATGTAGTTCTATTAATGGCACTATTTCTTTTTAGTTGCACGTCATCGAGCGAACAACAAAAAGAGACTATTTCCTCGGCATCTGTCAATAATAAGGAACAATTAAAAATCGTAAGTTGGAATATTGAATGGTTCGGTTCGTCTTTAGAAGGTCCGAAAGATAAAGATTTGCAGGAAAAAAATGTCTTGAAAATTTTGACGAATTTGAATGCAGATATTTATGCATTATGTGAAATTGTAGATACAGCAAGATTTGGAAATGTCGTTCGGCAATTGCCAAGTGATTATCAATATTTTATTTCTGATTATGCTAGTAATGCTAAAAATAGCAATAGCTCTTCCTGGCAACAAGCACAAAAAATGGCATTTATAGTTCGCAAAAATTTATTGACAAATATTCAGGTAAATGGTTATTTGAGAAACAATGGTCGATTGGGATATGATTTAGCGAATGGTCGATATCCTTATTTATTAAGTGGATATATTTCATTCAATGGTAAAAATCAATCTTTAAATGTGATGATTTTGCATGCGAAATCTGGTGCTGATCAGGAAAGTTATAACCGTAGAAAAGATGCTGCAAATATATTAGCAGAGAATATTGAAAAGGATTTTGCAAATGAACCCTTTGTTTTAGTTGGGGATTTTAACGATGAGACAACTACAACTATAACTCGAAGTGAATCACAATCTCCTTACGTTGCATTTTCAAGTGACGGATTTCATATTTTAACATCCAATGTTTCGGGTAATTATCAACAATCAACGATACATTATAGTTCTATCATCGATAATCAAATAGTGAATAATACTTTATATTCATATTATATTCCAAGTTCGACTCAGATATTAGGTGATGTACAAGATTGGATAAAAGACTATAAACAAGGAACAACTTCCGATCACTATCCAGTAGTTTCTCTTTTTAGTTATTCAAGCGAAAATAAACCAGAAGTCGGTAGTTTAAATACTAAAGAAAATACAAGAGATTCAAGTGCACTATTTGCGATTGAAAATACATTAGTTTCTAATGAAATTAAATTACAAGCTAGTCAAGATTTGGAAAATGTAAATTTTCAAGTTATGGATGCGCAAGGGAAAAGTTATATTCATTTTTCTAAAAGAAATGTTTCGAGTAATCGACCATTTTATGTAAAATGTAAAGAATTGCCAAACGGCGATTATAGTTTGTTAATTACTACAAATGAAAATAAGCAAGCACTCTTATTTACGAAGCAATAGATTTGTTTTGGATGTTTTCCTCAATTGTATTTTGAGGATTGATATTCGGATACTTGTGTTCTAGGGATTGTAAAAAATTATAGTTTATAATGATATTTTTTATAGAGTCGTCGTATTCTCTTTTCTTATTTTTTATATAGTAAAGGATAGACGAATTTGTAAAAGGAAGATTGAATTTAATATAATTATTTGTCTGATTTGCCAAAATACTTAGTGTTGAATTTAAGTAATTACTGAGTTTGAAATAGGAATTTTTGATGGAAAGCTTTGCATTCGCTAATAAGTTTTTTTCTAGTTTGTAAATATAAATTTTTGAACTATTTAATTTGGGTACAAATGCATATAGCTGATCATCACTGATTACAAAAATACATTCTGATGCTACTTCATTGCTATGCA from Rhizosphaericola mali includes:
- a CDS encoding SDR family NAD(P)-dependent oxidoreductase, with product MTDNLSPENSRRKFVKNAASLASLAAIAGLASNPLSADAHTNSPKDKKTKIAVVTGAARGMGRSICLALAKEGMTIHGIDILDKVSNVVEYKPSTPADILETQKLVEAAGQKFTYSKADIRDLAALNKVAAELKAKYGHVDVLVADAGVQAFSSIVDSTPEHWNTIIGTNVIGTANTMIAFLPLIIPQKMGKVVILASTQGMRGMWNGAAYAASKWGLVGLAKSVAIEMGPHHINVNVVVPGLVNTEMTHNLKRWQVAMGPGYENAQVTEAQVSEVLSKKDALGLPWVEADDIAPAVVFLTSDAANKITGAVYDVAAGTSTVYTS
- the lptB gene encoding LPS export ABC transporter ATP-binding protein produces the protein MSLTIKTNELVKIYHNRTVVSHVSVQVSQGEIVGLLGPNGAGKTTTFYMVVGLIQPEEGSVYLNEEDITKLPMYKRAQLGIGYLPQEASVFRKLSVEDNIMAILEMTKLSKSERAEKLESLLNEFGLQHVRKNNGDSLSGGERRRTEIARALAIDPKFILLDEPFAGVDPIAVEDIQSVVAKLKYKNIGILITDHNVNETLSICDRAYLLIDGKIFKHGTAEQLAENEQVRRLYLGTNFELKRKDWILEMGKTNGQSLHIKEEEKESES
- a CDS encoding 1-deoxy-D-xylulose-5-phosphate reductoisomerase; translated protein: MSQTKRIALFGSTGSIGKQALEVVEAHPDLFSVAILTAASNADLLIKQALKFNPKIVVIVDDSKYNYIKDALKSTGITVLAGEDALLETAGNDCYDVMLEAIVGYAGLLPTIKAIEIGKPVALANKETLVVAGDLVMQMAAAKRVPIIPVDSEHSAIFQCLIGEGKNKIEKIILTASGGPFLGRKPNFLVNVKRDHALEHPNWRMGAKISIDSATLMNKGLEMIEAKWLFNLKPEQIEVVVHPQSIIHSMVMFEDGAIKAQMGLPDMKLPIQYALSFPQRLHSDFPRYNFRRPDTLTFEEPDYKTFRNLSLAIEALKKGGNLPCIMNAANEIAVYAFLHNRIGFLDITDVVEQAMTKIKFIEKPSLEDYIDSDGEARSFAASIVRL
- the rseP gene encoding RIP metalloprotease RseP; protein product: MVLLAIDWASVGVKALQFILSFSILVTLHEFGHFITARIFKCRVEKFYLFFDPWFSLFKKKVGDTEYGIGWVPFGGYVKIAGMVDESMDKEQLKQEPKPWEFRSKPAWQRLIIMCAGVVMNLLLGFFIYSMMLFHWGDEYLPTQNLTYGVTADSLAQSVGFKNGDKILSVDHKPVERFKNVAMNVILDGATSVQVDRNGQKIDVAIPKTFAGDIIKYKDIAFLSPRYLMYPLGTVVDTMPAKIAGFKVGDKIIGVNGNAVQFFDQFKESVSNNKGKLVTAKVLRGNDTLNLSVNVPADGIIGIAPNIPDNALKTHLTKYGFWESFPGGFQKGKETLRSYVLQLKLIFSGKVKANESLGGVISMGNLFPSLWDWQTFWGLTAFFSMVLALMNILPIPALDGGHVLFCLIEMITGRKPSDKTLEVAQMIGMVLLLGLMVYALGLDFWRLFKK
- a CDS encoding glycosyltransferase, translated to MNIIIIGPAHPLRGGLASFDERLARAFKEAGHNASIYTFSLQYPGFLFPGTTQFSDEPAPTDIDIKVCINSVNPLNWRKVGKELKNLRPDIILIRYWLPFMAPCLGTILRFVKKNKHTRTVCLADNIIPHEHFPMQTQLTNYLVKTVDGFVTMSGAVLQDLKKFTQKPAVQIVHPLYDNFGVQISKLEARKHLQIAENQPWILFFGFIRKYKGLDILLESMHLLQEKGSDIQLIVAGEFYGDRKPYDDTIEKYQLKNVHLHTNFITDSEVKYYLSAADFVIQPYRDATQSGVTPLAYHFEKPMLVTNVGGLPDMVPDGKVGVVTEPTSEAVAIGIEKLYAQGESHYLPYLQIEKQKYSWAKAVESMIVISGISQTN